The genomic segment GGCGATGCTGAGCTCCGCTACATCCGCAGCCTGAACAGCCGCCTGCACGCCTATGCAGGTGCGCGTTTCAATTACGACACGCTGAACTTCACCGGTACCGATGTTTTTGAAAGCTCAATTGGTCTTGGCTATGACCTGATCAAGACTCCAAAAACACGACTCACCGTGTCCCTCGGTCCCTCGATCGAGACGATCTGGGGAGGGGATGGCTGCAAAGCAGATCCGGTCTGCGGCGAGTCATTCGCAGCATCAACGGCCAGAGCAGAACTGGAGTGGAAACCCAGCTCAGCCGCCAGCCTCACGCTGACCAACACCTATACCGGGGCTTATGTCAACGGGATCTCAACCAACAACATCTTTTCCATCGCGCTGAAGGTCTTCCCCATGAACAATCAGCGCCTGTTCACATCCCTGAACGGTCAGACGATCTACAACGAACTGCGCAGTCCGAAAGTGAACAACAGCATCTCGATGCAGGTGGGCGTGAAGCTGGATTGAGGATGAGCGAACATCATTGAGGCGACTCCGGCCAGATGGTGATGCATTGCGGGTCTCTCGAGAGTGCAGCGGATTTTGCCCGCTCTGTTTCTTCTGGGTCGAGGTAGTGCGCTGTAAGTAGCAACATCAGACGCTTCAGAGCCTTCCTTCCCTGATCGGGAGTGAGCCACCCCAATCCGTAGTAAGTGCAAGTGGCATCAAGCCATCCCTTGGCTTCGCCCTGCAGTCTGAGCTCCAGATCATCCATGGCCGGAATGGCCATCACCGGAGAACTGAAAAGACAGGAAGCAGCAGCGAAAGCAATGAAAAAACGATGCACTGAACAACAACAGCTCGCAACATCCTGACGCCTCAGCCCAACATGCTCTCAAATGGGTACACACAAGACTCCGTATTGCACTAAATAACAGTGGCGGAACAAGCCAAAAAACTGAGCTTCAGAGAAACTGATCTGTAACCAATTGATCAACCCATCTGTTCAAGTTCGCGACCGCGGGTTTCTCGCAGCGCGATCAAAACATAGATGAATGAGATCAAACTAAACACAGCAAAACAGGCGAATGGAAACGATGGTCCTGCGTGCTTGAGCCAGAGAGGAAAGCTCAAAGAAATCAGAATCGTGGCCAACCACTTGGCGGTGACTGAAACACCGAGGGCTGTCTCACGAATGCGGTTGCTGAACAACTCACCAAGCAGAATCCAAAGCACGGGCCCCCAAGAACAACCGAAAGCCAACACAAACAGATTTACTGCAATCATCACCACAACAGCTGAAGAACCGCCGAGCGGATCAGGAACCTGTGGCATCCCAAGACCTCTCAGCCCGATAGACAGTGCCATCAGGCTCAACGTCATCCCTGCGGAACCGATCAAAAGAAGTAATTTGCGGCCAAGTCGATCCACAAGCATGACCGTGATCAACGTGGCAAGCAAATTGACGGCTGCTGTCACCACACTCCATCCGAGACTGACTTCTGGAGAAAAGCCAATGGATTGCCAGATCAGAGTTGAGTAATAAAAAACGGCATTGATGCCATTGAACTGCTGAAAACAGGCCAGCACGATTCCACTCCACACAACCGGCAAAGCCAACACCTGCCAGAAGCCCAAGGCTCCTGCTCGCTGAGAATCTTTCACCGCAAATGAATCCTGAACCTGCTGCACCAGATGGTCAGGATTAGAGGCTCCGAAAACACTGAACACCCTGCGAGCCTGCTCCAGGCGACCTTCACGCACCAACACTCGGGGACTCTCAGAGACCCGCGGCAGCAGAAGCAGATAAAGCAGTGCGGGGAGCGAGCCAGAGAGCAGCATCCAGCGCCAAAGTTCCATCGATCCGAGACGCTGGACAGGATCAGCACCAGGCACAGCAAGAGCGAGCAACGCCTCGAACACCAGGGCGAGCAAAATTCCCAATCCAATGGCGCAATACATGACGCTGCCGATCCGGCCACGCATGCTTGCTGGTGCAATTTCAGTGAGATAGGCCGGAACCACAACGCTGGCAAGGCCAATGCCGATTCCAGCCAGCAGTCGCCACAGGAACAATGAGGGCATCGCGCTGCTGAACGCTGAGCCCACAAAAGAGCTGATGAAGGCCAACGCTGCCAACTGCATTCCTGGCACCCTGCCGATAAAAGCTGCCAACCGGGTACTGAACAGACCTGTGATCACAGCGCCGATCGGAGCAGCAGCAACCACGAGGCCAAGCTGTGCCGGAGTCAAACCCAGGCTGACGCGAAGCGGATCTGCTGCTCCGTTGACAATGACCTCGGAATAGCCAAGAAGGAAGCCTCCCAGTGCAGCGACCATCACAGGCCAAAGAATCGACAATGCAGCCACGGCCATGGGTCAGTCCCACTGGAGTTATCAAACTGATCGCAGAACGGACTTAAGACAACGATGTCGGACGGATTGAATCAACAATCAACGCACAAAATCTCTGCCTAAGCACCAGAAGCTAGACGAAGCGAAAACTTTGCATCTCAGTGATTTGCCGAATGGTGCAATGCAAAATTGCGCCGATATTCAAAGTGCATCAGCGGTTGGACTGGACGAACATCGAACCGAAAAAGCTGCTGAAGACCCGACGGGCTTTTAACCCATCACTCGATGCTCCTGTAGATCGCAACTCAATGGGGCAAGCCATGGCCCAGGATTCCTCCGGGCAGAAGCTTCGAACACTTTTTTCTTCTCAAATGATGGGTTGTTTGATGCAAAAACAAGCGAGTAAGGCCCTCTTGCCAACGGAAAGGACTTCCTCACTCGTGCAGAAGAGACAACAACAAAGCGCTTATGCCGTGAGCTGGAGGGATTGCTCGGCCAAAGCACGGAAAATCTCCTGTTTTTTGCACTCAAGGAAATCCTGCTCATTGGGATCGCCTCCAGGCCAGTTCCGCAGCGCGTCACAGGTTGTCTTGTATTCCAACCGGAGAGCGTTCAAGTCGTACGAAAAGGTGGCGACAGGCTCGTTCATGGGAAACACGAGAAGGTGGAGAAATTAT from the Synechococcus sp. UW179A genome contains:
- a CDS encoding DUF481 domain-containing protein; protein product: MLRRIPIIAAGLVLLGPQSTFAEQVTLKLSNGDTLHGELIPSESTDTTTVLQHPVLGRLSIPKTALMPEPKPKPWKLSLSSGITGSNTDNDLSAGGTAQLDTSYSAGANKVSLKVNAQYEVSRDEGESGNTTDTNEGDAELRYIRSLNSRLHAYAGARFNYDTLNFTGTDVFESSIGLGYDLIKTPKTRLTVSLGPSIETIWGGDGCKADPVCGESFAASTARAELEWKPSSAASLTLTNTYTGAYVNGISTNNIFSIALKVFPMNNQRLFTSLNGQTIYNELRSPKVNNSISMQVGVKLD
- a CDS encoding sugar porter family MFS transporter, with the protein product MAVAALSILWPVMVAALGGFLLGYSEVIVNGAADPLRVSLGLTPAQLGLVVAAAPIGAVITGLFSTRLAAFIGRVPGMQLAALAFISSFVGSAFSSAMPSLFLWRLLAGIGIGLASVVVPAYLTEIAPASMRGRIGSVMYCAIGLGILLALVFEALLALAVPGADPVQRLGSMELWRWMLLSGSLPALLYLLLLPRVSESPRVLVREGRLEQARRVFSVFGASNPDHLVQQVQDSFAVKDSQRAGALGFWQVLALPVVWSGIVLACFQQFNGINAVFYYSTLIWQSIGFSPEVSLGWSVVTAAVNLLATLITVMLVDRLGRKLLLLIGSAGMTLSLMALSIGLRGLGMPQVPDPLGGSSAVVVMIAVNLFVLAFGCSWGPVLWILLGELFSNRIRETALGVSVTAKWLATILISLSFPLWLKHAGPSFPFACFAVFSLISFIYVLIALRETRGRELEQMG